A window of Streptomyces sp. NBC_01689 genomic DNA:
AGGCACCTTCGCGCGCTGTGCGCCATCGCCGACACCGGCAGCCTGCACCGTGCCGCGCGCCTGCTCGGCGTCGCCCAGCCCTCGTTGAGCACCCAGCTGCGCCGGATCGAACAGGAGCTGGGCGGCGAGCTGTTCCTCCGCGAACGGACCGGCTGCCGGCCCACCCCGCTCGGGCGGATCGTGCTCGGGCGGGCCCGCCCGCTGGTGGCCGAAATGCGGTCCCTGGTCGCCGAGGCGCGGGCCGCCGCCGCGGACGGGCTCCAGCTGCGGATCGGCTCCACCGCGAGCCGCGCCCTCGCCGGCTGGCTGCGACGTCTGCGCGAACACGGCCAGGAACCCCTCCTGCAGATGGACGTGTCCGCGAACTCGCTGCTCAACCTGGTCGCCGAGGGGCGGCTCGACGTCGCCTTCGTGCACGAGGTGGAGGGCTGCCCCCTGCGCATCCCGGACGGACTGCGGCTGCGCATCCTGGTCGAGCGGGAACCCCAGTTCGTCTCCCTGCCCAACGACCACCCGGCCGCGGCGCGTCCCGTCGTCCACCTCTCCGAGCTGGCCCAGGACCGCTGGATGGTGGACCCCACGGTCGACGGCGAGTGGGACGCCGTGCACCGGATGCTGCGCTCCGCCGGACTCAACCCCCGGGTCCTGCACGGCGACTACCACACGGCGGCCTCCCTGGTCGCCACCGGCGAGGTCGTCACGGTCTGCCAGCCCACCCGCCAGTCCGGCCCCGAGACGGCGGTACGCCCCCTGCACGGCGACCCGCTCGGGGTACGGCTGCTGCTCGCGGCCCGTACGGAGGCGGAGCTGGACGGCGTCCATCCGGAACTCGCGGACGCCTACGAGGAGACGGCCCGGCAGGCGCCCGCCTACCGGGAGTGGCTGGAACACGGCGGTTCGGGGACACCGGTTCCCGCGCTCCCGTGAACGTCGGCCGGTCTCCGGCCGGCTTCCTGTGTGAGGATGTGCGCGACGGCAGCAGTCTGCGGACTTTACTCTTCCGACATGATTCCTTGACCTGGGCTTGATGTCGGGGGGATGTGGGCGCCGGGGTGCGGCGATCCGCTGAACGTGCGGTGAACCCGTGGGAGCCGTAGGGGTCTTGATAACGCTCTTGACACCGCTACCTGCCGGTACCCGACCCTGCCCAAGATCGCCGACAGCGGCCGCTAACCTTACGTGTCCGTCCTGGCCAGGGATTGACGGGCTTCAACTCATGCGAAGGGTTGCGCACATGGGCATTCTCACTCTCCTGCGGAACGCGTTCGGCCGCTCACGCCAGGGGCGTGACGCCGACGCGGAGACCTCGCGGGAAGCTTCGGCTCCCTCGGTTCCGGCCCCGGAGACCGAAGACGTTCCCTCGCGGGAGGCCGAGCCGGCCTCCGCGTCGATCCCCGCCCAGGCGGCCGAACGGATCCCGACGGAGACGGAGCCGAAGATCCCCGCCCCTTCGTCCGAGCCGAAGCCGGGGCCGTCGACATCGGTCGCCGACGACCTGGTCTCGGCGGCGTTCGACAACGTCACGGTCCCCAGGCCGACGGAGCCGACAGAGCCGCCCGCCCTGACGGAGCCGGCTGCGCAGACGACGCCCGCTCCGGAGCCGGTGACCGAGCCGGAGCCGGTGGCTGCCGCGACCGAGGTGGACGGTGAGGCACGGTCCGCGACCGCGGGCGACCCCGAAGCCGAGCCTGAAACCGAAGTCGAGGCCCAGGCCGAGGTCGAGGTCCAGGCGGCAGCCGAGCCCCAGGCCGAGACGGAGACCGTGGCCGAACCCACGGCCGAGGCAGAGCCCGAGACCGTCCCCGCGCCTGAGACCGTGACCGAGGCGACGGAGCCCGTCGCCGAGGTCGTCACCGAAGCCGAGCCCGCGGCCGCAATCGCCACCGAGCCCGAGGCGGAGACCGTCACCGAAGCCGAGCCCGTGGCCGAGGTCGTCGCCGAGGCCGAGTCCGTCGTGGAGGCGGCCGCTCCCGAGGCCTCGGAGCAGACGGGCGAGACCACGCCCGGCCCGGAGGCCGACGAGCCCGCGGCAGCCGACGGCGAACAGGCCGCGCAGGAGTCACTCGCAGCCGCCGACGAGACCGCCACGGGTGGTGCGGGTGGGAACACCCGCACGGCCGAAGGCGAAGCCGAGGCCGAGACCGCCCCCACCACCGAGACCGCCCCCACCACCGAGCCCGCCCCCACCACCGAACCCGAGGCCGAGGCCGCCGTCCTGGCCGAGGCCGAGTCCGTCGTGGCGGCGGCCGCCGACGGCGAACAGGCCGCACAGGGGCCACTCGCAGCCGACGACGAGACCGCCACGGGTGGTGCGGGTGGGAACACCCGCACGGCCGAAGGCGAAGCCGAGGCCGAAAACGCCCCCGTTACCGAGAGCGCCGCGTCCGCCGCCCACGTCCAGGCCACCGCCCCGACCCTCGCCACCGCGTACAGGGAAGCCGCGGCCACCCTGGAGAAGCAGCACCTCACCGGCGCCCGTGCCAGGGTCTACCTCGTCCTGGACCGCTCCGCGTCGATGCGCGCGTACTACAAGGACGGCTCCGCGCAGGCCCTCGGCGAGCAGGCCCTCGCCCTCGCCGCGCACCTCGACCCCGAGGCCACCGTCCCGGTCGTCTTCTTCTCGACCGAGCTCGACGGCACCGGTGAGCTCACCCTCGCCGACTACGAGAACAAGGTCGACGAGCTCCACGGCACCCTCGGCCGCATGGGCCGTACCAGCTACCACGTCGCCGTCCAGGAAGTCCTCGCGCAGCACGAGAAGTCGCAGGACCCCGCGGCCCCCGCGCTGGTGATCTTCCAGACGGACGGCGCCCCGGACGCCAAGACCCCGGCCACCCAGGCGCTCACCGACGCGGCGAAGACCCACCCCGGCGTCTTCTTCTCCTTCGTCGCCTTCGGCGAGCACGAGAACAAGGCGTTCGACTACCTGCGCAAGCTGAAGACCGCGAACACGTCCTTCTTCCACGCGGGCCCCACCCCCCGCGAGCTGACGGACGCCGAGGTCTACGAGGGCGTCCTGGCCGACTGGCGTCCGTAGCGCCGACGCCGGCACCCCGCCGGCATCCCGGAGAGCACCGACAGAGGCCGCCCGCTTCCCGACCCGTAAAACGGGAGGCGGGCGGCCTACCCGTGTCGGCTACGATTTCAAGGTTCGTAAGACGACCGGCGACCAGACCTGGATCGCCCGACGTCACCCCACGTAGCGACTTGGGAGCAGCCCGCGATGGCTCGACACCTCATCACCAGCGCCCTTCCGTACATCAACGGGATCAAGCACCTGGGCAACATGGTGGGGTCCATGCTCCCGGCGGACGTGTACTCCCGCTACCTCCGCCAGCGCGGCCACGACGTCCTCTACATCTGCGCGACGGACGAGCACGGCACCCCGGCCGAGCTGGCCGCGAAGGAGCGGGGCATCCCGGTCGACACCTTCTGCGCGCAGGCGCACGACGCGCAGAAGACGGTCTACGACGGCTTCGAGCTCGCCTTCGACTACTTCGGCCGCAGCTCCAGCGAGCAGAACCGCGAGATCACCCAGCACTTCGCCCGCCGCCTGAACGAGAACGGCTTCATCGAGGAGCGCGCGATCCGTCAGGTGTACTCGCCGACGGACGGCCGCTTCCTCCCGGACCGCTACGTCGAGGGCACCTGTCCGCACTGCGGCTACGACAAGG
This region includes:
- a CDS encoding LysR family transcriptional regulator, translating into MELEVRHLRALCAIADTGSLHRAARLLGVAQPSLSTQLRRIEQELGGELFLRERTGCRPTPLGRIVLGRARPLVAEMRSLVAEARAAAADGLQLRIGSTASRALAGWLRRLREHGQEPLLQMDVSANSLLNLVAEGRLDVAFVHEVEGCPLRIPDGLRLRILVEREPQFVSLPNDHPAAARPVVHLSELAQDRWMVDPTVDGEWDAVHRMLRSAGLNPRVLHGDYHTAASLVATGEVVTVCQPTRQSGPETAVRPLHGDPLGVRLLLAARTEAELDGVHPELADAYEETARQAPAYREWLEHGGSGTPVPALP
- a CDS encoding VWA domain-containing protein yields the protein MGILTLLRNAFGRSRQGRDADAETSREASAPSVPAPETEDVPSREAEPASASIPAQAAERIPTETEPKIPAPSSEPKPGPSTSVADDLVSAAFDNVTVPRPTEPTEPPALTEPAAQTTPAPEPVTEPEPVAAATEVDGEARSATAGDPEAEPETEVEAQAEVEVQAAAEPQAETETVAEPTAEAEPETVPAPETVTEATEPVAEVVTEAEPAAAIATEPEAETVTEAEPVAEVVAEAESVVEAAAPEASEQTGETTPGPEADEPAAADGEQAAQESLAAADETATGGAGGNTRTAEGEAEAETAPTTETAPTTEPAPTTEPEAEAAVLAEAESVVAAAADGEQAAQGPLAADDETATGGAGGNTRTAEGEAEAENAPVTESAASAAHVQATAPTLATAYREAAATLEKQHLTGARARVYLVLDRSASMRAYYKDGSAQALGEQALALAAHLDPEATVPVVFFSTELDGTGELTLADYENKVDELHGTLGRMGRTSYHVAVQEVLAQHEKSQDPAAPALVIFQTDGAPDAKTPATQALTDAAKTHPGVFFSFVAFGEHENKAFDYLRKLKTANTSFFHAGPTPRELTDAEVYEGVLADWRP